In Paenibacillus kyungheensis, the following are encoded in one genomic region:
- the dndB gene encoding DNA sulfur modification protein DndB, whose translation MLMNFNYTFPALRGKQAGKEFYTVMCPMRLIPRIFLFDEEEIPVEHRAQRVMNRSRIPDITNYILENPKEYIFSSLTASVDGEMVFQEHSKDLKDIGYLTISLDSKFLINDGQHRRAAIEEALKISPELGEETISVVFFHDLGLTRSQQMFSDLNRHAVNTTSSIGILYDHRDQLSLITKGLLQDIPLLERYTDREKVSLSKNSPKLFALNHIFNTNCRLLGKRKGEIISEQEKEFVQKFWILLCDTITEWQDVLDKKVSPRDLRINSIIAHGVFLEAIGIVGHYLYFYHADEWESYIKKLKKVDWSRENKQDWLGRAYGQTGRINKTNETVQLTANLIKSKIGLPLTEQEQKIENKIT comes from the coding sequence ATGCTGATGAACTTTAATTATACATTTCCTGCTTTAAGAGGTAAACAGGCTGGTAAAGAATTTTATACAGTTATGTGTCCGATGCGTCTGATTCCTAGAATTTTTCTTTTTGATGAAGAAGAGATTCCAGTTGAACACCGGGCACAACGTGTAATGAATCGATCCAGAATTCCAGATATCACAAATTATATTCTTGAGAATCCTAAGGAATACATATTTTCTTCATTAACTGCATCTGTAGATGGAGAAATGGTATTTCAAGAACACTCTAAGGATTTGAAAGACATAGGATATCTTACGATCTCTCTTGATTCTAAATTCTTAATTAATGATGGTCAACATCGTAGAGCAGCTATAGAAGAAGCATTGAAAATCTCACCTGAACTAGGAGAAGAAACAATCTCAGTAGTTTTCTTTCATGATTTAGGTTTGACTCGTTCTCAGCAAATGTTTTCTGATCTAAATCGGCATGCTGTAAATACAACTTCTTCTATTGGAATTTTGTATGATCATCGGGATCAACTTTCTTTAATTACAAAAGGATTACTACAAGATATCCCTTTACTGGAACGATATACAGATAGAGAAAAAGTGTCTTTATCTAAGAACTCACCTAAATTATTCGCTCTAAATCATATTTTTAATACAAATTGTCGTCTACTAGGTAAACGAAAAGGCGAAATTATTTCTGAACAGGAAAAAGAGTTTGTACAGAAGTTTTGGATTCTATTATGTGATACGATAACGGAATGGCAAGATGTATTAGATAAAAAAGTATCACCTAGAGATCTTAGAATTAATTCTATCATTGCTCATGGTGTGTTTTTAGAAGCTATAGGTATCGTCGGACATTATCTTTATTTCTATCATGCAGATGAATGGGAATCTTATATCAAAAAGCTTAAAAAGGTAGATTGGAGTCGCGAAAATAAGCAAGACTGGTTAGGTCGTGCCTATGGACAGACAGGAAGAATTAATAAAACAAACGAGACCGTTCAATTAA
- a CDS encoding LysR family transcriptional regulator → MELRQLQYFITVCEELHFTKAADRLGISQPTLSQQIKVLEDELNTPLFDRIGKKIRITEAGKLLQQYSTQMLRDLQNAKMSIAELQVNQRGTLRIAVLPSDLDYRMGSIWIAFHQLFPNVRLEIIPTIEIQDRVFEDKVDIGIGLAALPDQRLVQIPLGTESYSLFVPANHTLAQRVEIELEELLQLPLILYPVGFVGRKLLDDCFQSKGWKVQTMMDNGSAASQLQLVKAGIGFSIHPHALLVALSDDELTAIPIVNHTPVRSIELLYRTDRYMSAAATMFISLIEKHFAEQAKNP, encoded by the coding sequence ATGGAATTACGCCAACTGCAATATTTTATAACCGTATGTGAAGAATTACATTTTACCAAAGCTGCTGATCGACTAGGCATCTCTCAACCGACATTAAGTCAACAGATCAAAGTGTTAGAAGACGAACTGAATACGCCTTTGTTTGATCGGATTGGCAAAAAAATAAGAATTACAGAAGCAGGCAAATTACTTCAACAATACAGTACACAGATGTTACGTGATCTACAAAATGCGAAAATGTCGATTGCTGAATTACAGGTTAATCAACGTGGCACATTACGAATCGCCGTATTGCCGTCTGATCTGGATTATCGAATGGGATCGATCTGGATCGCCTTTCATCAATTATTTCCTAATGTGCGCTTGGAGATTATACCTACAATTGAAATTCAAGATAGGGTATTTGAAGATAAAGTGGATATTGGGATCGGATTGGCTGCTTTACCGGATCAAAGGTTAGTACAGATTCCTTTAGGTACTGAAAGTTATAGTTTGTTTGTGCCTGCGAATCATACACTGGCTCAACGTGTAGAGATTGAATTAGAAGAACTGTTGCAGTTACCTTTAATTTTGTATCCTGTAGGTTTTGTCGGTCGCAAATTACTTGACGATTGTTTTCAGTCGAAAGGGTGGAAAGTACAGACGATGATGGATAACGGATCAGCCGCGTCTCAGCTACAACTGGTCAAAGCAGGTATCGGATTCAGTATTCATCCTCATGCGTTACTGGTGGCTTTGTCAGATGATGAACTAACCGCGATTCCGATCGTAAATCATACGCCTGTACGAAGTATTGAACTGCTATATCGGACAGATCGCTATATGAGCGCCGCCGCTACGATGTTTATTTCATTAATTGAAAAGCATTTTGCAGAACAAGCCAAAAACCCCTAG
- a CDS encoding dipeptidase produces MNIIDLHCDVLYKFGEAKGKLNFADSPELDTNLERLIEGQVKVQGFAVFVDPALKDPEKFQSCLDQIHYFYTEVLEKNPQMVHITQWSQIEQLQDDQIGAFLTLEGVDPIGNDLHKMNLLYRLGVLSVGLTWNYANLAADGALEKRGAGLTAFGRELIQLNNKYKILSDVSHLCERAFWDVIEIADYPIASHSNASQIFENPRNLKNDQASALFAKQAMIHVVYCPYFISEQEIVTIPELIHHIDHFCSLGGEKLIGLGSDFDGIMYHIQGLEHAGQSQNLINELLKHYSEEQVKGFAYQNFMNYVLR; encoded by the coding sequence ATGAACATTATTGATTTACATTGTGATGTTTTGTATAAATTTGGGGAAGCGAAAGGAAAATTAAATTTTGCGGATTCGCCTGAACTGGATACTAATCTTGAGCGTCTAATTGAAGGGCAAGTCAAAGTACAAGGATTCGCTGTCTTTGTAGACCCTGCACTCAAAGATCCTGAGAAATTCCAATCCTGCCTCGATCAGATTCATTATTTCTATACCGAAGTGTTGGAAAAAAATCCACAGATGGTGCATATTACGCAGTGGTCGCAGATAGAGCAATTGCAAGATGATCAGATTGGTGCTTTTCTAACTTTAGAAGGTGTCGATCCGATTGGAAATGATCTGCACAAAATGAATCTGTTGTATCGGTTGGGTGTTCTTTCGGTAGGGTTAACATGGAATTATGCCAATCTGGCGGCAGACGGTGCATTGGAGAAGCGAGGAGCGGGACTGACTGCATTTGGTAGAGAATTGATTCAGCTCAATAATAAATATAAAATTTTATCCGATGTCAGTCATTTGTGTGAACGTGCTTTCTGGGATGTGATCGAGATTGCCGATTATCCGATAGCCAGTCATTCCAATGCTAGCCAGATATTTGAGAATCCACGTAATCTGAAAAACGATCAAGCCAGTGCCTTATTTGCCAAACAGGCTATGATTCATGTCGTCTATTGTCCATATTTTATAAGTGAGCAGGAGATTGTAACGATCCCTGAACTGATCCACCATATCGATCATTTCTGTTCATTAGGTGGAGAAAAGCTAATCGGACTCGGATCAGACTTTGATGGGATTATGTATCATATTCAAGGCTTAGAACATGCCGGGCAAAGCCAGAATCTAATTAATGAGCTGTTGAAGCATTATAGCGAAGAGCAAGTCAAAGGATTTGCTTACCAAAATTTTATGAATTATGTACTGCGATAA
- a CDS encoding biliverdin-producing heme oxygenase has product MTIELLDRLRKDTAVYHEQIEGNFYAKGIMAKTLTLDEYRTYLAKFYGFLQPLEQQAVEHMNTLESDSGFDMNVRAKSPLLEQDLIHLGMTTEEIQQLPLCTDLPDISTPACMYGAFYVIEGSTLGGQIITKQLMKFLPVDPEGGLHYFNAYGAETREQWSAFRDLLLQAGVTEENKEQIIYTAKETFRLLDLWLSTDPN; this is encoded by the coding sequence ATGACAATTGAATTACTAGATCGTTTACGCAAAGATACTGCTGTATACCATGAACAGATTGAAGGAAACTTTTATGCTAAAGGTATTATGGCGAAAACGCTCACTTTGGATGAATACCGTACGTATCTTGCTAAGTTCTATGGCTTTTTACAACCGTTAGAACAACAAGCCGTAGAGCATATGAATACGCTAGAATCTGATTCTGGGTTTGATATGAATGTACGTGCTAAATCGCCGTTGTTGGAACAAGATTTGATTCACTTAGGTATGACAACAGAAGAAATTCAACAATTGCCATTATGTACAGACTTGCCGGATATTTCGACACCTGCATGTATGTATGGAGCTTTCTATGTTATTGAAGGGTCTACTCTGGGTGGACAAATTATCACCAAGCAATTAATGAAATTTTTGCCAGTTGATCCTGAAGGGGGTCTGCATTACTTTAACGCTTATGGTGCAGAGACTCGTGAACAATGGTCGGCTTTCCGCGATCTATTGCTACAAGCTGGTGTAACAGAAGAAAATAAAGAACAAATCATATATACAGCCAAAGAAACATTTAGATTACTTGATCTATGGTTAAGTACCGATCCGAACTAG
- a CDS encoding MFS transporter — MRIRYLTILLLLAALNLRPAITSISPLLENIRADLHIQGVTASLLVTLPVLCMGLFAPLALSWSKRWGLEKVITFSLLLIGLATLLRLMADSTVILMSSALLAGIGIGLIGPLLSGFIKQYFPNPAAMVSVYSVSLVIGAALAAGLAVPLQQVLHGSWQYSLSFWAILAIVAGLSWLRLARVPQSKTTTASVSLPLRQKKAWLLTIFFGLMAAIFYSLTTWLSPMMAHAGYSKIQAGYMMTLFTIIQIPISFLIPIGVSTFGKRAWWLVGCSVMEIIGLLALHLPVSPWLAIAILGIGAGGLFPLALMLPIQEAHNAGEANAWSAMTQSGGYTLGAIGPLIVGLLFDHSGSFVTAQWGLGIMIVLMIIVQCCIGNGAKDVMKHKPVVATANKSA; from the coding sequence ATGCGTATACGATATTTAACGATTCTTTTATTATTAGCGGCGCTTAACTTGCGCCCTGCGATTACATCGATCTCTCCTTTACTGGAAAATATACGAGCTGATCTTCATATTCAAGGTGTAACTGCCAGTCTTTTAGTGACTTTGCCTGTTTTATGTATGGGATTATTCGCTCCACTCGCTCTATCATGGAGCAAGCGATGGGGATTGGAAAAAGTGATTACTTTTTCCTTATTATTGATAGGACTTGCTACTCTGTTACGTCTGATGGCTGATTCGACTGTGATCTTAATGAGTAGTGCTTTACTCGCAGGGATTGGAATCGGATTAATCGGCCCTTTACTATCTGGATTTATTAAGCAGTATTTCCCTAATCCAGCGGCTATGGTCAGTGTTTATTCGGTATCGCTTGTTATCGGAGCAGCATTAGCAGCAGGTCTAGCAGTGCCTTTACAACAAGTATTACACGGTTCCTGGCAATACTCTTTATCATTCTGGGCGATCTTAGCGATTGTCGCAGGATTGAGCTGGTTGCGATTAGCTCGCGTTCCTCAATCTAAAACAACTACAGCTTCGGTGTCTTTACCTTTACGTCAGAAAAAAGCTTGGCTATTAACGATTTTCTTCGGGTTAATGGCAGCGATATTCTATTCATTGACTACATGGTTATCTCCTATGATGGCACATGCAGGATACAGTAAAATTCAAGCCGGTTATATGATGACTTTATTTACAATTATTCAGATTCCGATCAGTTTTTTAATTCCAATTGGAGTCAGTACATTCGGCAAACGTGCATGGTGGTTAGTCGGATGTAGTGTTATGGAAATCATCGGACTATTGGCATTACACTTGCCTGTATCCCCCTGGTTAGCGATAGCGATTCTTGGTATTGGTGCAGGTGGATTATTCCCATTAGCTCTTATGCTACCGATTCAAGAAGCTCATAATGCAGGTGAAGCGAATGCGTGGTCTGCGATGACACAAAGCGGTGGTTATACGTTGGGCGCAATCGGCCCATTGATTGTAGGATTATTATTTGATCACTCTGGAAGCTTTGTCACTGCACAATGGGGTCTGGGTATAATGATTGTACTGATGATTATTGTGCAATGTTGTATCGGTAACGGAGCCAAAGATGTGATGAAGCACAAGCCTGTAGTTGCAACTGCCAACAAAAGTGCTTGA
- a CDS encoding cation diffusion facilitator family transporter: protein MAEQPEKESLMSLVKKGNTSSAVAMIGNAVLAICKGGAFLVSGSGAMFASAMHSLADAVNQGFVFVGSVLSEKKPTPRFPTGFGRVINIFCMIAVIVVTIMAYETIHEGIHLLQHPVAHTGGVWINIAVLVLNILIDGAILIKAMKEILKEARAPQAKGFALMPAAFKNVGRAAPPTRLVFYEDIVAVLGALFALISVVVIALTNFALLDGMVTTLIGLLMIAVAFRVGYDNMIGLIGVAAPKDIEDKVSQTILADEQVADIQMMRIIQEGRYYHVEGLIELHKGLTLADADDIKFRVQQQLMTNPDIADASISIIEDDGIHSWGNKQADVLK from the coding sequence GTGGCTGAACAACCAGAAAAAGAAAGTTTGATGTCTTTAGTGAAAAAAGGAAATACCTCTTCGGCTGTAGCGATGATCGGTAATGCTGTGCTGGCGATTTGTAAAGGCGGTGCCTTTTTGGTTAGTGGAAGTGGTGCAATGTTCGCTTCTGCGATGCACTCACTTGCCGATGCGGTCAATCAAGGATTCGTCTTTGTAGGTAGTGTATTGTCTGAGAAAAAGCCTACACCTCGCTTCCCTACAGGCTTCGGACGGGTGATTAATATCTTCTGTATGATAGCCGTTATTGTAGTTACGATTATGGCATATGAGACGATTCACGAGGGAATTCACTTGTTGCAACATCCAGTCGCTCATACCGGTGGCGTATGGATCAATATTGCGGTATTGGTACTTAATATTTTGATCGATGGAGCGATTCTGATCAAAGCGATGAAAGAAATTTTGAAAGAAGCTCGCGCACCACAAGCGAAAGGCTTTGCACTGATGCCAGCGGCTTTCAAAAATGTAGGACGTGCGGCTCCACCTACACGCCTTGTCTTTTATGAAGATATTGTAGCAGTACTTGGTGCTCTGTTTGCTCTAATTTCTGTTGTTGTTATTGCTCTAACTAACTTTGCACTTCTTGATGGTATGGTAACTACATTGATCGGTCTATTGATGATTGCGGTTGCTTTCCGCGTCGGATACGACAATATGATCGGGCTAATCGGTGTTGCAGCGCCCAAAGATATCGAAGACAAAGTATCACAGACGATTCTTGCTGATGAACAAGTCGCTGATATTCAGATGATGCGTATTATTCAAGAAGGACGCTATTATCATGTAGAAGGTCTGATTGAACTGCACAAAGGACTTACACTTGCCGATGCTGATGATATTAAGTTCCGTGTTCAACAGCAGTTGATGACTAATCCCGATATTGCTGATGCTTCGATCTCTATTATAGAAGATGATGGTATTCATAGCTGGGGTAACAAGCAAGCCGATGTATTAAAATAA
- a CDS encoding sensor domain-containing diguanylate cyclase: MSVSKNNEYDLLNRTLLTEGKFTTQEPIDLTNCDKEPIHIPGQIQPHGVLLAITKDNEHTIVQASRNTMTLFGIEAEELLGQPLASLIGEEQLLSLLQYDLSTESTSDLQYTRLMINLQDTSTEFFVILHESEGLIILEFELDAIDESTVVNDFEWIRAFFGRVKQTKNRFEASQVAAEQIKEMLGYDRVMIYEFDENWNGKVIAEAKETALEPFLGHNYPASDIPKQARELYLRNWLRTIVDVHYTPVEIVPTVQPVTGKPLNLSLSILRSVSPLHIEYLHNMGVGATVTISLIHDNQLWGLITCHHYSPKYIPHRVRNLCNFLGSFFSSELYQRQQIDDYESELAMRRQASRIADVFIGNTSFVRVIEQLQEEETTLLSLMSASGAAISYQDKLLLYGQTPTAGQIRELAGWLGSKAKNHVYANSRLSLDYEPAKAYKEKASGALYLALSPGQQNYIIWFRPEVLQIVDWAGDPVKAVIQDNDGMRLSPRKSFEKWRQVVQSTSFSWKAKEINILPELKTIVHRQTENQLQQVEELALQNARILRQNEQRYLQLMELSPVAFMTITNGQIIYSNSEAAELFGAKNTQALIGKEFAQYIGKQSQDDMQKSLDELQENVVQLISTNGFFIDVDQNMMQLEVTLTSITYGGKPSVMMIARLVASNIEQAEAYSTMSDQLHSYLATDPLTDIPNRPAFEKSLELNWDTALAEQQYLTVFLIDLDGLRAYNAIHGLNGGDLCLQWVADVLAMIGSIHDATIARFSGGAFTMMLLGSDQVHAKSLAQEISQSVLALQIPRDTSNSGEFMTVTIGGVSVIPTSSMRPSDMIDQAERSLMRAKNKGKNQIFCCDGE; encoded by the coding sequence ATGTCAGTTTCAAAAAACAATGAATATGATTTGCTCAATCGTACGCTTTTAACAGAAGGTAAATTTACCACTCAGGAACCGATCGATCTGACCAATTGTGATAAAGAACCGATTCATATTCCCGGGCAAATTCAACCTCATGGCGTATTGTTAGCCATAACCAAAGATAATGAGCATACGATTGTACAAGCTAGTCGTAATACGATGACTTTATTTGGTATTGAAGCCGAAGAATTGTTAGGTCAGCCACTAGCTTCACTGATCGGTGAAGAACAACTTCTCTCCTTACTTCAATATGATCTTAGTACAGAATCTACTTCTGATCTCCAATATACACGTTTAATGATTAATCTACAGGATACAAGCACTGAATTTTTTGTGATTTTGCATGAAAGTGAAGGACTGATTATTTTAGAGTTCGAACTGGATGCGATTGATGAATCTACTGTTGTGAATGATTTTGAATGGATTCGTGCCTTTTTCGGACGGGTGAAACAGACCAAAAACCGATTTGAAGCGAGTCAGGTTGCAGCAGAACAGATCAAAGAAATGCTCGGTTATGATCGTGTGATGATCTACGAATTCGATGAGAACTGGAATGGAAAAGTTATTGCTGAAGCGAAAGAAACAGCGCTTGAACCTTTTCTAGGGCATAACTATCCTGCTTCTGATATTCCGAAGCAAGCTCGTGAATTGTATCTGCGTAACTGGTTACGTACGATTGTCGATGTTCATTATACACCGGTAGAGATTGTTCCAACTGTACAACCGGTAACAGGCAAGCCACTTAATCTAAGTCTATCGATTCTACGCAGTGTATCGCCTCTTCATATTGAATATCTGCATAATATGGGGGTTGGCGCTACGGTTACGATTTCACTAATTCATGATAATCAGCTATGGGGACTGATTACGTGTCATCATTATTCACCTAAATATATTCCGCATCGTGTACGTAATTTGTGTAATTTCCTAGGTTCGTTCTTCTCTAGTGAATTGTACCAACGTCAGCAGATCGATGATTATGAATCTGAACTAGCTATGCGTCGTCAGGCTTCACGAATAGCGGATGTTTTTATCGGAAATACAAGCTTTGTGCGTGTTATTGAACAACTGCAAGAAGAAGAAACAACGTTGCTTAGCCTTATGAGCGCTTCGGGAGCGGCTATTAGTTATCAGGATAAACTATTGTTATACGGACAGACACCAACAGCTGGACAAATTCGTGAATTAGCCGGTTGGTTAGGTAGCAAAGCCAAAAATCATGTTTATGCAAATTCTCGTCTAAGTCTGGATTATGAGCCTGCTAAAGCTTACAAAGAAAAAGCATCTGGAGCGCTCTATCTTGCTCTTTCTCCAGGGCAACAGAATTATATTATCTGGTTCCGTCCTGAAGTGCTTCAGATAGTAGATTGGGCAGGAGATCCGGTCAAAGCTGTTATTCAAGATAATGATGGTATGCGCCTTTCTCCGCGTAAATCATTTGAGAAATGGAGACAGGTTGTTCAATCTACTTCATTTTCTTGGAAAGCCAAAGAAATTAATATCTTGCCTGAACTCAAAACGATTGTGCATCGGCAAACCGAAAATCAATTGCAACAAGTAGAAGAATTAGCGCTACAAAATGCTCGTATTTTACGGCAAAATGAACAGCGTTATTTGCAATTGATGGAATTGTCTCCTGTCGCTTTTATGACGATTACAAACGGGCAAATTATTTATTCTAATAGTGAAGCAGCCGAATTGTTTGGCGCCAAAAATACACAGGCGTTAATTGGCAAAGAGTTTGCACAGTATATCGGTAAGCAGTCTCAAGACGATATGCAAAAAAGTCTGGATGAATTACAGGAAAATGTTGTTCAATTGATCTCGACCAACGGATTCTTTATCGATGTCGATCAGAATATGATGCAATTGGAAGTCACATTAACCTCGATTACGTATGGTGGAAAGCCGTCCGTTATGATGATTGCTCGTCTAGTGGCTTCTAATATCGAGCAGGCTGAAGCATATTCTACCATGTCTGATCAATTGCACAGCTATCTAGCTACTGATCCATTAACAGATATTCCGAACCGACCTGCTTTTGAAAAATCGCTAGAGTTGAACTGGGATACTGCGCTTGCAGAGCAACAATATCTGACTGTATTTTTAATCGATCTGGATGGTCTACGAGCTTATAATGCAATTCATGGTCTCAATGGGGGCGATTTGTGTCTACAATGGGTAGCCGATGTATTAGCTATGATAGGTAGTATCCATGATGCTACCATTGCTCGCTTTAGTGGTGGTGCTTTTACAATGATGTTATTAGGATCAGATCAGGTACACGCCAAAAGTCTTGCACAAGAAATCAGCCAGAGTGTGCTCGCTCTACAAATTCCAAGAGACACTTCGAATTCCGGTGAATTTATGACTGTTACAATCGGTGGCGTATCTGTTATTCCTACTTCTTCTATGCGTCCTTCTGACATGATCGATCAGGCTGAACGATCGTTGATGAGAGCCAAAAATAAAGGAAAAAATCAAATTTTCTGCTGTGATGGTGAATAA